From Triticum aestivum cultivar Chinese Spring chromosome 4A, IWGSC CS RefSeq v2.1, whole genome shotgun sequence, a single genomic window includes:
- the LOC123083444 gene encoding binding partner of ACD11 1-like, translating to MSGTRVPVGGDNVVYKAEDVASTMLARGFTMGKDAISKAKYFDERHGCTSTTAAKVASIDKKIGLSEKFTLGTTVVNEKVKEMDQKFQVSDKTKSTLAAAEQTMGNAGSAIMKNRYVFTSASWVTSAFGKVAKASTDVGTMTKENMSAEDQQKGSGGSSYTSIR from the coding sequence ATGAGTGGAACCAGGGTACCAGTTGGTGGTGACAATGTGGTCTACAAGGCTGAAGATGTTGCTAGTACTATGCTTGCGAGGGGTTTCACCATGGGTAAAGACGCCATTAGCAAAGCGAAATATTTCGATGAGAGGCATGGATGCAcatccaccaccgccgccaaggTGGCCTCCATCGACAAGAAGATCGGGCTTAGTGAGAAGTTCACCTTGGGGACTACCGTGGTAAACGAGAAGGTCAAGGAGATGGACCAGAAGTTCCAGGTCTCTGACAAGACCAAGTCGACGCTGGCTGCGGCCGAGCAGACAATGGGCAATGCCGGGTCTGCCATCATGAAGAATAGGTACGTCTTCACTAGCGCATCGTGGGTCACCAGCGCGTTTGGCAAGGTCGCCAAGGCCTCCACCGATGTTGGCACGATGACGAAGGAGAACATGTCGGCCGAGGACCAGCAGAAGGGCTCTGGGGGCAGCTCATACACATCCATCCGCTGA